The segment GGGTGAAGTTCTTCCCACCAAAAGACTTGACGCAGTAGTAATGGGAACAAATGCCGATTCATCCTGACTATTCCCAGCGCTAGCGCCTTTTTCTATCATTACTCCAATTACCTGGAAACTACCGTTATTCAGGCGCACGCTTTCACCAATAGGAGAACGATCCCCAAATAGTTCAACTGCTAGTTGAGAACCTAAAACTACTACACGGCTATTGCGTTCTACATCTGGTGCGGTAAAAAAACGTCCTGAATCTACTGGAAAATTACGCACGCTCACAAAAGCTGGCAGCGTTCCAATGACGCTAGTTTGCTTGGCGTTGCTGCCATAACTAACTAATGCTTGACTGCTAATTTGTGGAGCAACTTCTTTAACTGAGGGAACTTGCGATTCTATAGCACTGGCATCAGCCAAAACTAAAGTATTTTGTCTCTGGCTACCGCGTCGAACATCACCGCTTCCGGGAAATACATATAGAAGATTTGTGCCTAAAGATTGAAGCTGTTCTGTGGTATATTTCTGCGCTCCTTGTCCCACTCCCACCATTGCAATTACTGAGGCATTGCCTATAATAATTCCTAAAACGGTTAATAAACTCCGCAGACGATTTGCTGAGAGCGTTTTTACCGCCATTGTTACGCTTTCTGAAATATCCATAATTGGGAATGGGGAATTGGGAATCAAAACCGCGTGTCATTCTTTACTACATTTTGAGCAGGCGATCGCTCCACTACATTTCGCTCAGAATGACATCTTTATAGCGATGCTGGGAAACATTTAAAAATGAACTATTAACGCTGAATAAAATATTACCTAAATCTTACAGGCAACCCGCCGCCGCCGGCTCCTCCTCTTCCACCACTACCACCAGATCGAGATCTGGGGGATCTCTGTACATAGACAAACACTTGCTCTCCCGGCTCTAAACCTTCCAAAATTTGAGTTTGATCTCCTAGTGAAAAGCCTAGTGTAACTGGCTGGAATTGGGGTTGTTGATTGGCGTCGGGAACCATAACTCCAGTTTTGCCTTTTTGAGTAATAATGGCAACAGTAGGCACAACAACGGCATCTTTAATGCTTTCACCTACAAAAGTTAGGTCAAGATTCATCCCCGCTCGGAGTTTATTTTGACCAGTTTCTAGAGATATCCGCACTTGAAAAGAAGTAACGTTTTGCTCGACAACTGCCGCTGGCGCAATTAATCGCACCTTCCCGCGAAACTTTTCTCCCGGAAAGGCATCTGCTTTAACCTCGACTGTTTGATTGAGGCGAATTTGACCGATATCTCTTTCTGGTACTTTGGCTAGAACTTCTAGATTGTTAGCGATCGCCACAATAGAACTAGAAGTTGCTGAAGATGTAGAAGAAGCTGAAGTAGTTGGAGTCACAAAAGCGCCTACATTGGCATACTTTTGCGTAATAGTACCGCTGAAAGGCGCTGTAATTATTGTGTCAGTTTGTTGCACTTGAACAGCTTTTAACTGAGCTTTGGCTTGAGCTACTAAAGCTTTATTTTGGGCGATTTCTTCTGGACGAGTGCCATTCAAAAGTTGTTGTAGCGCTTGGCGTGCTTCTGCAACAGCGGCTTCGGCTTGGATAATTTGCTCTCGGCGAGTACCGTTGCGAAGCAAATCTACTTTCTTCTGAGCTTGTTGAAGATTAGCTTGAGCATTGCGCTCGTTTGTTAAAACTTCATCGAGTTGATCTTGAGCGATCGCTCCACTCTGAGCCAATTGCTGATATCTAGTAGTGCGTTCTTTTGTTAGGTTAAGTTGCGCTTGCGCTGCATTTACTTGAGATTGTGCTTGAAAAATTTCTTCTGGACGACTACCAGCTTTTGACTCAGCTAGCTTTGCTTCAGCTTGTGCCAGACGCGATCGCGCCTGAGCAATTTCTGTAGGACGACTACCAGCGATCGCCAGAGCCA is part of the Microcoleus sp. FACHB-831 genome and harbors:
- a CDS encoding ABC transporter permease — its product is MDISESVTMAVKTLSANRLRSLLTVLGIIIGNASVIAMVGVGQGAQKYTTEQLQSLGTNLLYVFPGSGDVRRGSQRQNTLVLADASAIESQVPSVKEVAPQISSQALVSYGSNAKQTSVIGTLPAFVSVRNFPVDSGRFFTAPDVERNSRVVVLGSQLAVELFGDRSPIGESVRLNNGSFQVIGVMIEKGASAGNSQDESAFVPITTASSLLVGRTSPYGIAVNSIAVTAINEENVDIAEYQVTNLLRLRHKISGEDDFTVRNQADALAAANNVTGALTLLLGSTAGISLFVGGIGIMNIMLASVTERTAEIGLRKALGATRFDILQQFLIEAMILSLVGGAIGTLLGAGSIVVIGIYTPLKGGLSLGAIALAVGVSGGIGLFFGVIPARQAARLDPIVALRSS
- a CDS encoding efflux RND transporter periplasmic adaptor subunit: MTNEQWLAMKIPLIGKVDKPPRWLVGLVLTTLIGSGGFFAYTQFVNKQPTQRQKGLTVEVKTQDLGVKISASGTAIPIKEVNLSPTRSGRIAQLLVEQGDKVQQGQIIARMEDAEIQAQIAQAAANVDQAEARLALAIAGSRPTEIAQARSRLAQAEAKLAESKAGSRPEEIFQAQSQVNAAQAQLNLTKERTTRYQQLAQSGAIAQDQLDEVLTNERNAQANLQQAQKKVDLLRNGTRREQIIQAEAAVAEARQALQQLLNGTRPEEIAQNKALVAQAKAQLKAVQVQQTDTIITAPFSGTITQKYANVGAFVTPTTSASSTSSATSSSIVAIANNLEVLAKVPERDIGQIRLNQTVEVKADAFPGEKFRGKVRLIAPAAVVEQNVTSFQVRISLETGQNKLRAGMNLDLTFVGESIKDAVVVPTVAIITQKGKTGVMVPDANQQPQFQPVTLGFSLGDQTQILEGLEPGEQVFVYVQRSPRSRSGGSGGRGGAGGGGLPVRFR